A genomic region of Ehrlichia japonica contains the following coding sequences:
- a CDS encoding monovalent cation/H(+) antiporter subunit G, with amino-acid sequence MMEYLSMIILGLGIFLIITSVVGVIRFPDFYTKLYPAGITDSLGASLILIGLAMRSEFSIFTIKILLLICLLWVTGTTASYALARSAYYKDKKGKGDVE; translated from the coding sequence ATGATGGAATATTTAAGCATGATAATTCTAGGATTGGGAATATTTTTAATTATTACTTCTGTAGTAGGAGTAATAAGGTTTCCTGATTTTTATACAAAGTTATATCCTGCAGGTATCACAGATTCTTTAGGAGCATCTTTAATTTTGATTGGACTTGCCATGCGATCTGAGTTTTCGATTTTTACAATTAAGATTTTATTGTTAATTTGTTTGTTATGGGTTACTGGTACTACAGCATCTTATGCATTAGCACGTTCTGCTTATTACAAAGACAAAAAAGGTAAAGGTGATGTTGAGTAA
- the tkt gene encoding transketolase — protein MDSEYGNMVNMANAIRVLSVDAIQKATSGHPGMPLGMADVATVLFTKFLKFNPRDPDWFDRDRFVLSNGHGSMLLYSILYFLGYLDIEEIKKFRQINSLTPGHPEYGCTPGVDATTGPLGQGLACAVGMAIAEKVLSERFGNEIINHATYVMVGDGCLMEGISHEAASLAGHLQLSKLIVLFDDNSISIDGPTSLSVSDDVKARFLSYGWDVFEIDGHDFSQIESSIKDARKSDKPSLICCKTIIGKNLSSKENTCAAHSWPFSEEEVVLMKEKLGWHYKPFNIPEEILQLWKDVANRSEAEYNMWLDRSTKYGKTSSDFIDIIKDGVSDSVLLSLKKFKEELYTLNLNEATRKTSGRVLEIIAKNTSKLIGGSADLTNSNNTKPRLVSVMNRNNFKGSYLHYGIREHAMAGCMNGMALHGGIIPYGGTFLVFSDYCRPAIRLSALMKKQVIYIMTHDSIGVGEDGPTHQPVEHLSSLRSIPNLYVFRPADAIEVLECWEIALKLTNSPSVFILSRQDVNCIRSICIEENLSSKGAYIIREYEKDLDVTIFATGSEVEVALKASDILKNKGLDTRVVSVPCWELLGRQDKKYIFNLLNNKSIKAAVEAASSFGWHKYIGENGIFVGLENFGISAPCKDLYKHFGITAENLVSKILDKLKINTD, from the coding sequence ATGGACAGCGAATATGGTAATATGGTAAATATGGCTAATGCCATTAGAGTGTTATCAGTAGATGCTATACAGAAAGCTACTTCTGGGCATCCAGGTATGCCTCTTGGCATGGCAGACGTTGCTACAGTATTGTTTACAAAGTTTCTGAAATTTAATCCTAGAGATCCTGATTGGTTTGATAGAGATAGATTTGTGTTGTCGAATGGGCATGGATCTATGCTGTTATATTCTATCTTATATTTTTTAGGGTATTTGGATATAGAAGAAATAAAAAAATTTAGACAAATTAATTCTTTAACTCCAGGACATCCAGAGTATGGTTGTACTCCTGGGGTAGATGCTACTACTGGTCCATTAGGTCAAGGTTTAGCGTGTGCAGTAGGTATGGCAATAGCGGAAAAGGTATTATCTGAAAGGTTTGGTAATGAAATTATAAATCATGCCACTTACGTTATGGTTGGTGATGGCTGTCTTATGGAAGGCATTAGTCATGAAGCAGCATCTTTGGCAGGGCATTTGCAATTGAGTAAATTGATAGTATTATTTGATGACAATAGTATTTCAATAGATGGTCCAACTTCTTTGTCTGTTTCAGATGATGTTAAAGCTAGGTTCTTGTCTTATGGATGGGATGTTTTCGAAATAGATGGACATGATTTTAGTCAAATTGAGTCTTCCATTAAAGATGCTCGAAAATCTGACAAACCTTCTTTGATTTGTTGTAAGACAATTATTGGAAAAAATTTGTCTTCAAAAGAAAATACTTGTGCTGCACATAGTTGGCCATTTTCAGAAGAAGAAGTAGTTTTGATGAAAGAAAAATTAGGTTGGCATTACAAACCATTTAATATACCAGAAGAAATTTTGCAGTTATGGAAGGATGTTGCTAATAGATCAGAGGCTGAATACAACATGTGGCTTGATAGATCTACAAAATACGGTAAAACTTCTAGTGATTTTATAGATATAATAAAGGATGGTGTTTCTGATTCAGTTTTGTTGAGTTTAAAAAAATTTAAAGAGGAACTGTATACTTTAAATTTAAATGAAGCAACTCGTAAGACTTCTGGTAGAGTATTGGAAATTATAGCGAAGAATACAAGTAAATTAATAGGTGGTTCTGCTGATCTTACTAATTCTAATAATACTAAGCCGCGGCTTGTATCAGTTATGAACAGAAATAATTTTAAGGGGTCTTATCTACATTATGGTATTAGGGAACATGCTATGGCAGGATGTATGAATGGTATGGCCTTGCATGGTGGGATAATTCCTTATGGTGGAACATTTTTGGTTTTTTCCGATTATTGTAGACCAGCTATTAGATTGTCTGCATTGATGAAAAAGCAGGTTATTTATATTATGACACATGACTCTATTGGAGTAGGAGAAGATGGTCCGACTCATCAGCCTGTAGAACATTTATCATCTTTACGATCAATCCCTAATTTATATGTTTTTAGGCCAGCTGATGCTATTGAGGTACTAGAATGTTGGGAAATTGCATTAAAATTAACTAATTCTCCATCTGTGTTTATATTATCTAGGCAAGATGTTAACTGTATTCGTAGTATATGTATTGAAGAGAATTTATCTAGTAAGGGTGCATATATTATACGTGAATATGAAAAAGATTTAGATGTTACCATTTTTGCAACTGGATCTGAGGTGGAAGTTGCGTTAAAAGCATCTGATATTTTGAAGAATAAAGGGTTAGATACGAGAGTAGTATCTGTTCCTTGTTGGGAGTTATTAGGGCGACAAGATAAAAAATATATCTTCAATTTATTGAATAATAAAAGTATCAAAGCTGCTGTAGAAGCTGCAAGTTCTTTTGGATGGCATAAATACATAGGGGAAAATGGTATTTTTGTGGGTTTAGAAAATTTTGGTATATCTGCTCCATGTAAGGATTTATATAAGCACTTTGGAATCACTGCAGAAAATTTAGTAAGTAAGATACTGGATAAATTGAAGATTAATACAGATTAG
- a CDS encoding monovalent cation/H+ antiporter complex subunit F has product MLVLTVCVLLFCMGMMLVYLSIGRTIYDKILAANLFGTYSMVLIIVIGIINGTFSLLIDVSLVYACVNFISTVGFMRFFLHGSFGDLKK; this is encoded by the coding sequence ATGTTAGTACTTACAGTTTGTGTGTTATTATTTTGTATGGGAATGATGTTAGTATATCTATCCATTGGTAGGACTATATATGATAAAATACTTGCTGCAAATTTGTTTGGGACGTATTCTATGGTTTTGATTATTGTTATTGGAATCATAAATGGTACATTTTCATTACTTATAGATGTGTCTTTGGTGTATGCATGTGTTAATTTTATCTCTACTGTTGGGTTTATGAGGTTTTTTCTTCATGGTTCTTTTGGAGATCTAAAAAAATGA